One genomic segment of Mastomys coucha isolate ucsf_1 unplaced genomic scaffold, UCSF_Mcou_1 pScaffold22, whole genome shotgun sequence includes these proteins:
- the Pgm2 gene encoding phosphoglucomutase-2 has product MAAATATQAPAPEGSGLGMDARLEQETAQWLRWDRNPLTSEAVKQLIAEGNKEELQKCFGARMEFGTAGLRAPMGAGISRMNDLTIIQTTQGFCRYLEKQFSDLKQRGVVISFDARAHPASGGSSRRFARLAATAFITQGVPVYLFSDITPTPFVPYTVSHLKLCAGIMITASHNPKQDNGYKVYWDNGAQIISPHDRGISQAIEENLEPWPQAWDESLIDSSSLLHNPSASIGNDYFEDLKKYCFHRMVNRESKVKFVHTSVHGVGHEFVQLAFKAFDLAPPEAVPQQKDPDPEFPTVKYPNPEEGKGVLTLSFALADKIKAKIVLANDPDADRLAVAEKQDSGEWRVFSGNELGALLGWWLFTSWKEKNQDQSNLKDTYMLSSTVSSKILRAIALKEGFHFEETLTGFKWMGNRAKQLVDQGKTVLFAFEEAIGYMCCPFVLDKDGVSAAVICAELASFLAAKNLSLSQQLKAIYVEYGYHITTASYFICHDQGTIQKLFGNLRNYDGKNNYPKTCGKFEISAIRDLTTGYDASQPDKKAVLPTSKSSQMITFTFANGGVATMRTSGTEPKIKYYAELCAPPGNSDPEQLKKELDELVGAIEEHFFQPQKYNLQPKAE; this is encoded by the exons ATGGCGGCGGCGACTGCGACACAGGCACCGGCTCCGGAAGGCAGTGGCTTGGGCATGGACGCGCGACTGGAGCAGGAGACCGCGCAGTGGCTGCGTTGGGATCGG AATCCTTTAACTTCAGAGGCAGTGAAACAGCTCATTGCTGAAGGTAATAAAGAAGAGCTGCAGAAATGCTTTGGGGCCCGGATGGAGTTCGGGACAGCTGGCCTCCGAGCGCCTATGGGAGCAGGGATTTCTCGAATGAATGACCTGACTATCATCCAGACCACACAG GGATTTTGCAGGTACCTGGAAAAGCAGTTCAGTGACCTGAAGCAGAGGGGCGTGGTGATCAGCTTCGATGCCAGAGCTCACCCTGCCAGCGGAGGCAGCAGCAGAAG GTTTGCCCGGCTGGCTGCGACTGCATTTATCACCCAGGGGGTTCCTGTGTACCTCTTCTCTGATATAACCCCAACCCCCTTTGTG CCTTACACAGTGTCACACCTGAAACTCTGTGCCGGAATCATGATCACTGCCTCCCACAATCCAAAGCAGGACAATGGCTATAAG GTCTACTGGGACAACGGAGCTCAGATCATCTCTCCACACGACCGAGGCATTTCTCAGGCCATTGAGGAAAATCTAGAGCCCTGGCCTCAGGCTTGGGACGAGTCTTTGATTGACAGTAGTTCTCTTCTTCACAACCCCAGTGCGTCCATCGGTAATGACTACTTTGAAGACcttaaaaaatactgttttcacAG GATGGTGAACAGGGAGAGCAAGGTGAAGTTCGTGCACACCTCTGTCCATGGTGTGGGTCATGAGTTTGTGCAGTTGGCCTTCAAGGCTTTTGACCTTGCGCCTCCTGAAGCTGTTCCCCAGCAGAAAGACCCGGATCCCGAGTTCCCCACTGTCAAATACCCGAATCCTGAGGAGGGTAAAGGTGTCTTG ACTTTATCTTTTGCATTGGCTGACAAAATCAAGGCCAAAATCGTCTTAGCCAATGACCCAGATGCTGACAGACTTGCTGTGGCTGAGAAGCAAGACAG TGGTGAGTGGAGAGTGTTCTCAGGCAATGAGCTGGGAGCCCTCCTGGGATGGTGGCTCTTCACTTCctggaaagaaaagaaccaagatCAAAGTAACCTCAAAGACACATACATGTTGTCCAGCACCGTTTCTTCCAAAATCTTGCGGGCCATAGCCTTAAAGGAGGGCTTTCATTTCGAG GAAACATTAACTGGCTTCAAGTGGATGGGAAACAGAGCCAAACAGCTAGTAGACCAGGGGAAGACTGTCCTATTTGCATTTGAAGAAGCTATTG GATACATGTGTTGTCCCTTTGTTCTGGACAAGGATGGCGTCAGTGCTGCTGTTATATGTGCAGAGCTGGCGAGCTTTCTAGCAGCCAAGAATTTGTCTTTATCCCAGCAGCTAAAGGCCATCTATGTGGA GTATGGCTACCATATTACCACAGCTTCATATTTTATCTGCCATGATCAGGGCACAATTCAGAAATTATTCGGAAACCTGAGAAACTATGATGGGAAGAATAATTACCCCAAAACGTGTGGCAAGTTTGAAATTTCGGCTATCAGGGATCTTACCACTGGCTATGATGCTAGTCAGCCTGATAAGAAAGCT GTTCTTCCTACCAGTAAAAGCAGCCAAATGATCACCTTCACCTTTGCTAATGGAGGTGTAGCCACCATGCGGACCAGTGGGACAGAGCCCAAAATCAAGTACTATGCAGAGCTGTGTGCTCCCCCTGGCAACAG